The Bacilli bacterium genome includes the window AATTTTCCGGCGTCAAGCAGCTTGCGGACGAAATCCCCGATCATATCCAGGCTTCTGCCCGGATTGCCGAACGGAAGCGGCAAATCCCCGGCATCGAAATAGGCCACTTCGCCAAGCTCCTTATCGAGGTACGGGCTGTACTCCTCAAGCCCGATGGAAACTTCGCGAATGCGCGCCGGCCCGAAGCGGGCGCCGGGGCGAAAACTGACCGTATAATCCATCGGCATCCCGTACAGCACAGCTTGCGCTTTGGCAAAATCATTTTTGCTCGCGATAAACACATTGCCGGAATAAGCGTCATCAAATCGCATGGCTGAAAATTCCTTTCCGTCGTTCAAAGTTTTACGCCGAACCGTTATTTCAAAAGATCTTCAACAAACTTCGGCAGCACGAACGCCGCCTTATGCAGCCGCGGGGTATAGTATTTGGTGTCCAGTTCCGGAAGCTTTGTTTCGTCCACCTCAAGCGGGTCGTATTTCTTGCTGCCCATGGTGAACGTCCACAATCCGCTCGGATACGTAGGGATATTGGCTGTGTAAAGCCTTGTAATCGGGAAAATTTCCCGCACGTCCCTGTTCACCTTGCGGATGAGCTCCGCCTTGAACCAGGGGTTATCCGTCTGCGCGACAAAAATGCCGTCTTCCTTCAAAGCCGCAAAAATGGCCGCGTAAAATCCGCGCTCGAACAACTGCACCGCCGGTCCGACCGGTTCTGTTGAGTCGACCATGACGACGTCGTATGTATTTTTCTTCTCATGGATGTGCATATAACCGTCGTTCACGATCACTTCCACGCGGGGTTCATCCAGCCATCCGGCGATCTCCGGCAAAAACCGCTTCGAATATTCGATTACTTTGCCGTCTATTTCGACCAGCACGGCCTTTTTGACGTTCGGATGCTTCAGCACCTCGCGAATGACGCCGCCGTCCCCTCCGCCGACGACCAGGACATGCTCCGGGTCGGGGTGGGTAAACAACGCCGGATGCGCCACCATTTCGTGATACACAAATTCGTCTTTGACTGTCGTCATCACCATGCCGTCCAACACGAGCATTCGGCCAAACTGCAGCGTGTCGATAACGGCGAGGTCCTGGAACGGCGTTTTTTCCGTTACGAGCGATTCCGTAATTTTTGCCGTTATGCCGAACGTTTCCGTTTGTTTCTCCGTAAACCAAAGTTCCATCATGCAAACCTTCTTTCCCGAATGATCTTCGCCAGGGGCCAATCCCCGAAAACGCCGCAAACGCGAATGCCGTCAGGCGTTTTTCATAACAAGAAGTATTATAGAGTATCCCCGTGAAAATGCAATTTTTTTTGCCGCCGCCGGTTGAATAGACCGCTCCATACTTTTCCATACTGGTTGATAGAACGTAACGACTTGAGGCGAATGAAGGGGGGCACGTTCATGAAACATTTTCGCGAACCCGTTTTTGGCGAAAAGGCGCCGAGACCCCGCAAACCGATACTTACCACGCTGCTTTTTATGCTTATGCTTACGGCCGTCAGCCTGACCGGCGGGCTTCTTTATTTGCGCGCGCAGGCGTTGCCCGCCGCGTTTATCCCGCAAACATCCGTCATCTTCGATACCCACGGCGAAATCATCGATACGATGTACAAAGGGCAAAACCGGCATGTCGTGGCGCTGGACGATATTTCTCCCTATCTGGTGAAAGCGACGCTCGCGATTGAGGACCATCGTTTTTTCCAACATGCGGGCATCGATTTCCGCGGTATAGCCCGCGCCGCCATGACCGACCTGAAATCAATGGACAAGGTTGAAGGCGCCAGCACGATCACCCAGCAGCTTGCCCGCAATTTGTATTTGTCGCAGGAGCGCACCTGGACGCGCAAAATCAAGGAAGCGTTGTATTCGCTGCAACTGGAGATGGAATACAGCAAAGAAGAGATCCTGACCAAATATTTGAATCAAATCTACTACGGTCATGCCGCCTACGGCATTGAAGCCGCCGCCAACCTTTATTTCGGCAAGCACGCCAAAGATTTGACGCTGGCGGAAAGCGCGCTCCTGGCAGGGGTGCCGAAAGGACC containing:
- the speE gene encoding polyamine aminopropyltransferase; this encodes MELWFTEKQTETFGITAKITESLVTEKTPFQDLAVIDTLQFGRMLVLDGMVMTTVKDEFVYHEMVAHPALFTHPDPEHVLVVGGGDGGVIREVLKHPNVKKAVLVEIDGKVIEYSKRFLPEIAGWLDEPRVEVIVNDGYMHIHEKKNTYDVVMVDSTEPVGPAVQLFERGFYAAIFAALKEDGIFVAQTDNPWFKAELIRKVNRDVREIFPITRLYTANIPTYPSGLWTFTMGSKKYDPLEVDETKLPELDTKYYTPRLHKAAFVLPKFVEDLLK